DNA from Evansella sp. LMS18:
GTGGAAAAATTTATACATATGCATTAAGATTCCATGTGATTTGATACGATTAATTAAACTATAAGGTGGGATAAAATGAAAAAAGCAGCTGTTTTAATGCTTCTGTCACTGGTTCTCTTATCAGCCTGCTCATTTAATGTGGGAATAAAAAATGATAAAGGACCTGTCTATGTTGAGGTTGAAGAGCACGAGGATGGAAACGAATAATACCTTTCCGGAGGCAGGAATCCCTGTTAGGAAAAGCAAATTTAAAATATCAGACAAACAAAGCAGCATAAGTAAAGTTGTCAGGAGGGCACATGACAGAAAATAAAAAAGTATCTAATTTGGAAGAATATAATAACCCTGCTTTATATGACTATGAAAATGACGGCATCAGAGAAGATATCAACTTCTTAATGAAACATGCTGCAGCCACCGAAGGAACAATCATTGAGCTGGCCTGCGGAACCGGAAGGGTAACAGTTCCTTTAGCTGAAGCTGGTTTTCAGCTTGCAGGTGTGGATATACATAAAGGAATGCTTGACGAAGCGAAAGGGAAGTCTGTGAATCTTCCAATTACCTGGCTTGAGCAGGATTGTACCCATCTGCAATTAACTCTTAAAAGCAGGCTGATTTACATGGCTGGTAATTCCTTTCAGCATTTTCTCACGAATGAAGATCAGGACAAATTATTGAAAGAGGTAAACAAGCACTTAGAAGATGAAGGACTTTTTATTTTTGACACCAGATTTCCGTCTGCGGATGAACTCCTTGCTCCGGAAAATCAGGAAGAACACTGGAGAACATATGAGGATCCCAAAGAAGGAAAGAGGGTGGAGGTATACACAATCACCAGCTATGACCAGACCAGCCAGCTTCAACGCAACACCATGATCCGGAGAATGATGGACGAAGATGGGACTGTTGTAAGGGAAAGACAATCTGATATAACACTAAGATATGTTTTTCCTAAAGAAATGGAGAGGCTGCTTTCATCAGCAGGATTTGAAATCCTCGAATCATATGGAAACTGGAAGGAAACACCTCTAACAGACAAAAGTACACAGATGGTTTTTGTATGCAGGAAGGTGAGAGGGGAATAAAAAGAGAGTTGGGGCATTTAAGTAATTCAGGGGCCGAGTAGAGCATCGGTAATAACTGCTGAAATAACATAATCTTTTTAGTTACTATAGCTTTTACTGGCGGTTCGGTTCCTCATTCCGCTATTTCGTTAATTTCCTCGTTTTTAAGCATTTAGGTTCCTGGTTCCGCTATTTGCCTGTTTCAGCCCTCAAATCATCAAAATTCATGCTGATAACGGAACGTGGAACCGCTGCACCTCCCAAAAGCAACTTTTTAACTATTTAACGGAACGAGGAACCGCAAGGACCGCGCCTACTGGCGGATCGGTTCCTCATTCCGCACTCTTTATTTAACACCCAGCAAATATTTCTCCACGATTTTCCCAACACCATTCTTATCGTTAGAGGCAGTAACTTCATCAGCTGTTTGCTTTACCTCATCCGGGGAATTTTCCATGGCAGCGCCAAGGCCTGCATATTCAATCATATCCGCATCATTGAAATTGTCCCCAATCGCGATAATTTCAGACTGTTCTGCGTTAAACTTTTTCCGTAAAAACTTAATTGCCTCTGTTTTTGATACAGAGCTGTCCATGATTTCAAGATAGTTAGCCTTGGAGCGGTAGATTGTCAGTTCTTCACTGAATTGCTGCTTTAGTTTTTTCTCAAATTCTTCGATTTCTTCTCTGTCCCCAATACAAATGATCTTGTTCGCACTCGTACCTGCATTTTCCCACTCTTCGAAAAGGGAGTCATAGCTCGCTACATCTGGTTTTGTCTTTGTCGTGTCCCGTTCATGGGCTGCCCATTCATCCACTTTCTCGACGAACCAGTTGTCATCTTTATAAAAACTGATATGAAGGTTTGTCTTTTTACCCTGTTCGTATACTTCCTTTACGTGGTCTATCTCCATTGTTTTATTAAGCAAGGTTTCATAAGATCCGTCGTCCGCTGGATCAATAACAAGACCGCCGCTGTAGCAAATCATCGGCATTTCTATTTCCAGTTCCTTTTGAAGGAAGGTCATTCCCTTAGGCATTCTGGCTGAGACGAGAATGACCGGAAAACCTTCTGGCAGTGAGCTGATTGCTTTTTTCGTTTCCGGAGAAATCTCAAGGTCTGAATTAAGCAATGTACCGTCTATATCGAGACAAATCATTTTATACGTCATTTTCATCACTCCTTCACAGGTGTTTTCCCGGTTCTCTTAAATATTAAAATAGAGAGTCGTAAAGGGAGGGAGATGAACTTGTACGTATGCTTAACGATAGGCAGGTTCTCCCGCCGCCTCTTTTTCCATGATTGTTTCGAAAAGGGTGTACATATCTTTTTCCGAAAATATGACCGGGACAGGGTAGAGGGGATTAGCCTCGTCCAGTGCCCGTTTCACCATGACAGGAATATCGTTTTCCTTTATTCCACTTATTTTCCCCGGTATATCCATATCCTCATTAAGCTGTCTTATCGCCGAGATAAACTTCTTAGCTTTTCCCTCTTCGGTGTATGAAGGATCAGCTGTACCGGCTAGCACTGACAGTTCTGCGAGGGGCTGATATACTGCCGCACCGTAATAATCCAGCACATAAGGGAGAATAACTGCATTAGCAAGACCGTGGGGGACAGAATAAAACCCTCCTACAGTATGGGCGATTGCATGCACGTTCCCAACATAAGCGCGTGTAAAAGCTCTGCCTGCTAAATAAGAAGCTTTCTGCATATTTCGGCGGGCTTCCATATTTCCTCCATTTGTATATGCTTCATAAAGGTTCGAAAAAATCAGTTTTACTGCTTCTCTGCTGCATTCCTTTGTTTCTGGAGTATTACTTCTCCCAATATATGCCTCCACCGCATGGGTTAAAGCATCCATGCCCGTGGTGGACGTTATATGCTTAGGGAGGTTTACCGTCAGGAGGGGGTCGAGCACTGCCCCATGGGGAATCAGCACCGTGTCACTCACAGCGTATTTTTCGTGAGTTTCGCTGTTTGTGATTACGGCTGCAACTGTAGCTTCGCTTCCGGTACCTGCTGTTGTCGGGACTGCAAAAAGAGGAGGGATCTCCCGTCTCACTTTAAGGGTGCCTCTCATTTCAGGTATGCTTTTTTCAGGCCTGGCAATACGGGCTGCCACTCCCTTCGCGCAGTCCATAGGCGAGCCACCGCCAAAAGCGATGATTCCCTGGCAATTATGTACTTTATATAGTTCAAGTGCTTCTTCAACATTTCCTATTGTCGGGTTCGGGACGGTCCTGTCGTATACAACATAATCCATGCCTTCTGTTCGAAGGCCTTCCTTGAGGCTGTCCATAAGGCCGAGAGAAGATATCCCCTTGTCTGTCACGATAAGCAGACGCTCGATACTTTTTTGTTTTATAAACTCAGGGAGCCTTTCTAAGCTGTTTTCCCCTTCTAATAATTCCGGCTTTCGCCATTGAAGCACATAACCAGCTGTTTTGAATGCTTTCTGATAAGCCCTGCAGTACAATTTGTACATCGTTCTCCCTCCCAGTCATCTCTTGGAATCTATAAAGTTAACCTCCAATCAGTTGGGAGGTATCCACCCACACTGATTGTTTGCTGAACTAATCGGGATGTCAGCGTCCGTTATCTTCCATCTACCCATTTTCGCTTCCAATCATGTTTTGAGGTGGAGCTTTACGGACGTTTTCATCAGGATAAAACTCACTCTTATTTCCATATAACTCCATTATTGAAAAGGTGTCAAGCAGGAAAATCCTCTTCTGAATTTTTATAAAAAGAAGGTAAGCAATTGGGAGAGAGCGAATGTATTCAATGGTTATGAAATAAGGGGGTAACACATTGCTAAGTTATTACAGTAAACTTTCATCAGAAGTGTATGAATTGGATAAGCCTGCTGGCCGTTCGTTCGGTGATGTGGAGTTCTATCTGGAGCGGCTCGCTACCTGCAGGGGCAGAATTCTGGAGCCTGCAGCGGGAACCGGGCGGATGCTTATACCACTTCTGGAAAATGGACTGCAAGTCGACGGATTTGATCTTTCTCCGGAAATGTTAGCTATTTGCCGGGAGAACTGTAAAAAAAGAGGGCTGGAGTCTTATCTTTTTGAAGGGGAAATGGAAAGTTTCTCGTCAGATACCAGTTATGAGGCAATCATTCTTCCTGCTGGATCCTTCCTTCTTCTTCATCGCCGGGAGGATGCCGTAAAAGCGCTGAAGAATTTTCACCACCATCTTACTGATGGAGGAAAGCTTATTCTTGATATTTTTCTGCAGACAGATTTTGAACTGGGTAAAGTCTCCACCAGGACATGGGAATGCGGGAACGGGGATATTATTTCTCTTGAATCTAAAACAGTTGAAGTGGATTATATCCAGCAGCATTCCGTCTCACACAGCCGCTACGAAAAGTGGAGGAATGGGAAACTTATTCAGACCGAGCTGGAAAGGTTTCCTCTGCGCTGGTTTGGGGTGGAGGAATTTAAACAGCTGCTCGAACAAACAGGTTTTCAGGACATTGTAATCTCTGCTGATTATAAGTATGGACAATATCCTGCCGAACCGGAACAAATGATTACATTCGAAGCGTCAGCTGCGAAATCTATTACATCCAAAGGAGTGTAAGAAGTTCGCAAAAGTGACAAACAGAAAAATTAATAAACAACTTTTTTGTGGTATTTTTTGAATGGATTGATTAATCGCCAGCAAGGAGGAAGGATAATGAGATACAGAAGAAACGATTCGTTCCGGTATGAGTTTGAGGAGCCTGTACCCTGTGTATTCACCACAGGTAATGATGCCTGCAGAAGCAATGAAGCAGACGGTAAAATTCATGATATTAGTCTGGGCGGATTAAAGTTAATCACTCCTGTCACTGTGCCACTGGACAAAGAACCAACAAAAATTGAAGTTTCTTTTGAACTGAATAATCACACTTTCTTCCTGAAAGGCGAAATTGTATGGGGCAAAAGCTCCTTTAAATACAACACTTTCGGAATGAAATTCAACCTTGACGAGGCTGCGAAAAAAGAACTCGTTAAAGAATTAAAGGTATATTCCAGAGGAGTTGCAGTCATTAAAAATAAAGTTTAAGCTCTGTTCCGAATGAATAGAGCTTTTCTTTTTTCTGAAGCTTGAGTGGGAACTCCTGCGCCTTCCATCTGGTGTTATGAGGGAGGGTGGTTCTTGTATTGATAGCGGGAACGGCAGCTAATGAATACCTGGAAGAGGGTGATTCAGGTATTGAAAGTGGCAACAGCAGCATTTGAATACCTGGAAGAGAGCGATTCATCATTGAGCGCAGGCATTGCACCATCTGGATTCCTGGATTCCTGAATGAGTCCCTTATACTATACTAATAACTACTAATAACAGAGCAAAAATAGTAAATACTTGGGCCAGAGAGGTGTAACTCCGGCAGCATCTCTTTCGTCCTATAAGTAAAACAGATGGCGGTGAACCTAAAATGAATATTATTAAACTTTTTAACAGGAAGCTGATCATGCTTCCTCTGGCAGCAGCTTTATTTTTCATCCTCCCAGGCTGTGGCCAGGGCGGTGACAATCTGGCAGAACAGGGGAACGAACCTGATGAAGTGCACGCAGGCTCTCC
Protein-coding regions in this window:
- a CDS encoding class I SAM-dependent methyltransferase, coding for MTENKKVSNLEEYNNPALYDYENDGIREDINFLMKHAAATEGTIIELACGTGRVTVPLAEAGFQLAGVDIHKGMLDEAKGKSVNLPITWLEQDCTHLQLTLKSRLIYMAGNSFQHFLTNEDQDKLLKEVNKHLEDEGLFIFDTRFPSADELLAPENQEEHWRTYEDPKEGKRVEVYTITSYDQTSQLQRNTMIRRMMDEDGTVVRERQSDITLRYVFPKEMERLLSSAGFEILESYGNWKETPLTDKSTQMVFVCRKVRGE
- a CDS encoding PilZ domain-containing protein; the encoded protein is MRYRRNDSFRYEFEEPVPCVFTTGNDACRSNEADGKIHDISLGGLKLITPVTVPLDKEPTKIEVSFELNNHTFFLKGEIVWGKSSFKYNTFGMKFNLDEAAKKELVKELKVYSRGVAVIKNKV
- a CDS encoding iron-containing alcohol dehydrogenase: MYKLYCRAYQKAFKTAGYVLQWRKPELLEGENSLERLPEFIKQKSIERLLIVTDKGISSLGLMDSLKEGLRTEGMDYVVYDRTVPNPTIGNVEEALELYKVHNCQGIIAFGGGSPMDCAKGVAARIARPEKSIPEMRGTLKVRREIPPLFAVPTTAGTGSEATVAAVITNSETHEKYAVSDTVLIPHGAVLDPLLTVNLPKHITSTTGMDALTHAVEAYIGRSNTPETKECSREAVKLIFSNLYEAYTNGGNMEARRNMQKASYLAGRAFTRAYVGNVHAIAHTVGGFYSVPHGLANAVILPYVLDYYGAAVYQPLAELSVLAGTADPSYTEEGKAKKFISAIRQLNEDMDIPGKISGIKENDIPVMVKRALDEANPLYPVPVIFSEKDMYTLFETIMEKEAAGEPAYR
- a CDS encoding bifunctional 2-polyprenyl-6-hydroxyphenol methylase/3-demethylubiquinol 3-O-methyltransferase UbiG; translation: MLSYYSKLSSEVYELDKPAGRSFGDVEFYLERLATCRGRILEPAAGTGRMLIPLLENGLQVDGFDLSPEMLAICRENCKKRGLESYLFEGEMESFSSDTSYEAIILPAGSFLLLHRREDAVKALKNFHHHLTDGGKLILDIFLQTDFELGKVSTRTWECGNGDIISLESKTVEVDYIQQHSVSHSRYEKWRNGKLIQTELERFPLRWFGVEEFKQLLEQTGFQDIVISADYKYGQYPAEPEQMITFEASAAKSITSKGV
- a CDS encoding Cof-type HAD-IIB family hydrolase, producing MTYKMICLDIDGTLLNSDLEISPETKKAISSLPEGFPVILVSARMPKGMTFLQKELEIEMPMICYSGGLVIDPADDGSYETLLNKTMEIDHVKEVYEQGKKTNLHISFYKDDNWFVEKVDEWAAHERDTTKTKPDVASYDSLFEEWENAGTSANKIICIGDREEIEEFEKKLKQQFSEELTIYRSKANYLEIMDSSVSKTEAIKFLRKKFNAEQSEIIAIGDNFNDADMIEYAGLGAAMENSPDEVKQTADEVTASNDKNGVGKIVEKYLLGVK